Proteins co-encoded in one Arachis hypogaea cultivar Tifrunner chromosome 13, arahy.Tifrunner.gnm2.J5K5, whole genome shotgun sequence genomic window:
- the LOC112736833 gene encoding mitochondrial import receptor subunit TOM6 homolog — MFPGMFMRKPDKAAALKQLKSHVAMFGAWVVVVRVTPYILHFLNRDKDNLELRLEL, encoded by the coding sequence ATGTTCCCAGGAATGTTCATGCGGAAGCCAGATAAAGCTGCGGCATTGAAGCAGCTGAAATCTCACGTCGCCATGTTCGGTGCTTGGGTTGTCGTCGTTCGAGTCACCCCTTACATTCTTCACTTTCTCAACCGCGACAAAGACAACCTCGAGCTCAGGCTCGAGCTTTAG
- the LOC112736831 gene encoding RING-H2 finger protein ATL65, translating into MQMHHHHHPNSTTIMPPSSSHHWIWPPTPSPSPSPSPSATFTKSTLPPPSPSKSPVDFSPPLIAMVVVIAAAFLLVTYSRLIARHLTPPLHRLIRRFRRRRRTHSFLPSSSGDLDSLPYYYDSPFDPHIPPSSFSPYGLDDSVIKTIPFSLYAALYAGELNSTSSRRSSSRRDCAVCLFEFEDDDYVRTLPLCSHTFHVDCIDAWLRSHANCPLCRAGVLSAASPFTPMFAARIRPSLDDDAIFHRIAAEHTPPPPEDYRHATATVSAAPEITVEVPEEGFNGRDFLLKRSYSFGFERSLASERMLVMEPATASPWRYRRGGSSSSFWSKRPSPFGSIGKPRVFSFRYYRGMKSPFFRRRGFFPLSESSMRYAGGGSSSRRSKSIASPMFLRSSVLTSAAGAAGFSSSRLRCGDPEALLSPERFNRR; encoded by the coding sequence ATGCAGatgcatcaccatcatcatcctaATTCAACCACCATCATGCCACCTTCTTCTTCTCATCATTGGATATGGCCTCCAACACCATCTCCATCTCCATCTCCATCTCCATCCGCCACCTTCACCAAGTCAACGCTGCCGCCACCGTCACCTTCTAAGTCTCCGGTGGACTTCAGCCCTCCCCTCATAGCAATGGTTGTTGTCATCGCCGCCGCCTTCCTCCTCGTTACATACTCCCGTCTCATAGCCCGCCACCTCACTCCTCCACTCCACCGCCTCATAAGACGCTTCCGCCGTCGCCGCCGCACTCATTCCTTCCTCCCTTCCTCCTCCGGCGACCTAGACTCCCTCCCTTACTACTACGACTCCCCCTTCGACCCTCATATCCCACCTTCCTCCTTCTCCCCTTACGGCCTCGACGACTCCGTCATCAAAACCATCCCTTTCTCCCTTTACGCCGCCCTATACGCCGGCGAACTCAACAGCACCTCCTCTCGCCGTTCATCTTCACGCCGCGACTGCGCCGTTTGCCTCTTCGAATTCGAAGACGATGATTACGTTCGAACCTTGCCTCTTTGCTCACACACCTTCCATGTTGATTGCATCGATGCTTGGCTTCGTTCCCACGCAAACTGCCCTCTCTGCCGCGCCGGGGTTCTCTCCGCCGCCTCGCCGTTTACTCCCATGTTCGCCGCTAGGATTCGACCAAGTCTCGACGACGATGCCATCTTCCACCGGATAGCGGCGGAGCACACTCCGCCTCCTCCGGAGGACTATCGTCATGCTACGGCGACGGTTTCGGCGGCGCCGGAGATTACCGTGGAAGTTCCGGAGGAGGGGTTCAACGGGAGGGACTTTCTATTGAAACGTTCTTATTCGTTTGGGTTCGAAAGGAGCTTGGCGTCGGAGAGGATGTTGGTAATGGAGCCGGCGACGGCGTCCCCGTGGCGGTACCGGAGAGGAGGGAGCAGCAGCAGTTTCTGGAGCAAGAGACCTTCGCCGTTTGGATCTATTGGGAAGCCGAGGGTGTTCTCTTTCAGATACTACAGAGGGATGAAGTCACCATTTTTCCGGCGAAGAGGGTTTTTTCCGTTGTCGGAGTCAAGCATGAGGTACGCCGGTGGCGGGAGCTCGTCGCGGCGGAGTAAGTCCATCGCTAGCCCCATGTTCTTAAGGTCTTCCGTATTGACCTCGGCAGCTGGCGCGGCGGGGTTTTCGTCGAGCCGGCTGAGATGCGGCGATCCCGAGGCACTGCTTTCGCCGGAGAGGTTCAACagaagatga